Below is a genomic region from Fusobacterium perfoetens.
ACCGAACCTAGCAGTTAAGCTCGTAAACGCTGAAAGTACTTGGGGGGCAGCCCTCTGGGAGGATAGGAACTTGCCAACTTTTTAATTTTTTGTAAAAGTTGGAAAAAGTGATAATTTTGGAAAGACTTTTAATGAGAAGAGAATTATAAAGTTGATTTTTTATTTAAGAATAGAAAAAATAAAGTTATTTAAAAGCTGGAGCATTTTCCATAGCATTTCAAGTTGATTTTATTTTTTTTCTTTAAATTTTACCTCAAAACCTAAAATATTGATCATATTTAAAAAGATGAAATATTTTTTAGAAAAAAGCTGACAAGGATATTAAATATTATATGAGTGAAGTTGATTTGAGATATTAATTTTCAAGTCAATTTTTTATTTTTTTTTGAAAAAAATTTTTTAAATAAATGTAAATAAAATTTAATAATAAAAATTTTATATAGAAAAAAGAAAAAATTTATGGTTGACTTATTGCAAAAAATGTAGTAAATACATAGTAAGGATAAAGAAAATAGGTGTTGTTATGAGAAAGAAAAAGCAAAATGGCTTTTTATTAATAGAATTTTTAATAATTTTTGGTGTCATATCAATAATTATTTCTATTTTTTTTATTAAATTAAAAAGTATTCAAGAGATGAAAGATCTTGAAGAAAGTGTTATTAAAATATCATCTATAATAGATAAATATACTTTTAGAAGCTTTGAAACTAAAGTTTTATATAAAATAAATCTTGATTATAAAAATAAAAAGATGGAGATAAGAAAAACTTCTGATGAGAATAATAATTTTGAAGAAGTTGTTTCTTTACCTGAAAAACTTACTTATTTAGTACCTTACACAATAAACGGTAAGGAAAGACTTATTGACCAGCTTGAAATACATACTACTATCAATGGAAATTTATCCGATTCTTTTACTACTTACATATTAGATTACTCTCAAAAAATAAACTATCGAATAGCTACTTATAGTTTTCAAGAAAATAAAATTTTAAAAATAAATATTTATAAAAAAATTTCTGGGAAAGATGTTTCTCAGGAAAACCTATTAGATTACCATAATTTATTATTTTCTGTGGAGGAATTGAAGAATGATTGGAGAAAAGAATGATAAAATAAAGTTTTCAAATACAAATTTTTCAATCAGCTCTAAGGAAAATTCAAAAGTTGAAATTTTTTTAAATAAGATTTTTATTGAAGGAATAAATATGAATGCTAGTGATATTCATATTGAGAGTTGTGGCGATTATTTTAGAATAAGATACAGGATAGACGGAATTTTATTAGAAAAAGGTAGGTATAGCAAAGATGATTTTTTACCACTTGTTTCTAGAATAAAAATACTATGTAATTTAGATATAACCGAGAAGAGAATCCCTCAAGATGGAAGAGTAGACGGAAATTATAGAGGAAAAGAGTTGGATTTTAGAATATCTATAGTTCCTGCATATTTTGGAGAAAAAGTTGTAATAAGAATACTCTATAAAGTCACAGCTAAAAAAACTTTGGAAGAATTGGGATTTGATAGAAAAAATTATTCAAAACTTTTTGATATAATAAAAAGAAAATCAGGAATGCTTATTATATCTGGACCAATGGGAAGTGGAAAAACCACTTCAATGTATGCTATCTTAAATGAGATAAATAGTATAGAAAAGAATATAGTTACAATAGAAGATCCTGTTGAATATGTTATTGAAGGAATAAATCAAATTCAATGTAAAAATGAGATCGGACTTGATTTTTCAAAAATATTAAAATCTATTTTAAGACAAGACGCAGATATAATTATGATTGGAGAGATAAGAGATAGAGAAACAGCAGAGATAGCAATAAAAGCTTCACTGACTGGACATCTTATTTTAACAACTCTTCATACTAAAAATATAGTTAGTGCTATAAAAAGACTTATAAATTTAGGAGTAGAGCCTTTTATGATTTCAGCAGGAGTAAAAGGAATACAAAATCAAAGACTTGTTAGAAAACTTTGTCCTCATTGTAAAATGGAGGATAAAAATTATAAAGAAAAATTGGAAATTTTAGGAATAAAAAATATAGATTTTGATGAAAAAATTTATACTCACAAAGGGTGTGAGAAATGCAATTTTACAGGGTATAAAGATAGAGTTGTTATTGGAGAGTTTTTGTATATAGACAATAATATTGAAAAATTTATAACATCTGAAATAAATATTTCTGATTTTGAAGATAGATTAAAAGAATTAGGAATAAATTCTCTTTTAGAAAATGGAATAGAGTTTGTAAAAAAAGGTATAACATCTCTTGATGAGTTAATAAGAGAGTGCTAATATGAAAAATTTTATTTATTATGTTGTAGATAGAAATGGAAAAAAGAGAGTTGGATTTTCAGATGATTATGAAAAAGAAGATGTTTTAAAAAAATTAAAAGAAAATAAATTTTTTGTTATAAAGATTTTAAAAATAAATATTTTTAAAAAAGAGATTTCAAAGAAGTATCTTTTAGATTTTTTTATAAAACTTGAATTTTTTGTAAAGAATGGTTATCAGTTTTATAAAATAATAGAATTTTTAGAAGAAGATGAGAAATTTTATTATTATATACAAAAAATAAAACTTTCTATTAGAAATGGAGAGAAACTGAGTGAGATTTTTAAAAATAGTGGTCTACCTCTTAAAGAGATGGACTTGGCTATCTTAAGAGCAAGTGAAGAAACAGGGAATGTATATGAATCTTTTAAAGGTATAGCTGAGAGATTAAAAGAGGAGTTAGATAGAGAAAAGAAAATAGGAAAAATAATGATTTATCCTAAAATTGTCAGTGGTGTTATATTAATTCTTTTATTTTTTCTGGGGAAATTTATTTTACCAAATTTTGTAGAGATCATAGGAATGGAGAACACAGCTTTAGTTACAAAAAGTATAATATTTTTTTCAGAAAATATCTTATGGGTATTTTTTATTTTTGCTTTTTTTTGTGGAATAATAAAATTCTTGTTAAAAAAACAGGAATTTAGAAAAATATTATTTAGAATATTTTTAAAAATAGATTTTATAAGAAAAATAATAGAAAATAATTTTATCTTATATTTTTCTCAAATGATAAATATTTTCTTAGAATCAGGTATAACCGTTAGTAATGGAATAGAAATTATAAGAAATTCAATTTCCAATGAGTTTTTTAGAGAAAAACTAGATATTACAAAAGAGTTATTAAAAAATGGAGAAGATATTTATACATCGATAAAAGAGATGAAAATTTTTAATAAGGGAGAGCTTGAACTTATAAAGACAGGAGAAG
It encodes:
- a CDS encoding GspE/PulE family protein → MIGEKNDKIKFSNTNFSISSKENSKVEIFLNKIFIEGINMNASDIHIESCGDYFRIRYRIDGILLEKGRYSKDDFLPLVSRIKILCNLDITEKRIPQDGRVDGNYRGKELDFRISIVPAYFGEKVVIRILYKVTAKKTLEELGFDRKNYSKLFDIIKRKSGMLIISGPMGSGKTTSMYAILNEINSIEKNIVTIEDPVEYVIEGINQIQCKNEIGLDFSKILKSILRQDADIIMIGEIRDRETAEIAIKASLTGHLILTTLHTKNIVSAIKRLINLGVEPFMISAGVKGIQNQRLVRKLCPHCKMEDKNYKEKLEILGIKNIDFDEKIYTHKGCEKCNFTGYKDRVVIGEFLYIDNNIEKFITSEINISDFEDRLKELGINSLLENGIEFVKKGITSLDELIREC
- a CDS encoding type II secretion system F family protein gives rise to the protein MKNFIYYVVDRNGKKRVGFSDDYEKEDVLKKLKENKFFVIKILKINIFKKEISKKYLLDFFIKLEFFVKNGYQFYKIIEFLEEDEKFYYYIQKIKLSIRNGEKLSEIFKNSGLPLKEMDLAILRASEETGNVYESFKGIAERLKEELDREKKIGKIMIYPKIVSGVILILLFFLGKFILPNFVEIIGMENTALVTKSIIFFSENILWVFFIFAFFCGIIKFLLKKQEFRKILFRIFLKIDFIRKIIENNFILYFSQMINIFLESGITVSNGIEIIRNSISNEFFREKLDITKELLKNGEDIYTSIKEMKIFNKGELELIKTGEETGELSEMFRLIFIRRKETQEYKIDRYIKFLEPLTIIIIGLFVGVIFIGVYSPILNMMSSI